TCGACCATCTCCGGGACGCGGCAGAGTCGCCGATTCAGTTCCAGCGGCTTGGCGAAGTCGAGGATCTCGTTGAGGATGGCTTCGATTCGGATCAAGTCCCGCATGGCGTTCTCCACACGGGTCTGGGGATCGAAATCCAGAATGCCTTCCCCGGTCACTTCCTCCAACTGCGCGCGAATCGAGGCCAACGGTTCCCGGACCTCGGTCGCCAGGAAGGCGCTGAACTCGCCGATGGCCGCTTGCCGTTCCTGTTTCCGGATGACCGGCTCAGCGGAGGCGAGGGCTGCGGTGCCGGTCTCCGCGTTGGATTCGCCGCCGGCTGGTGTGGTCGGCGAGGGAGTCGCAGGCGCCGCCTGGAGCAGTTCGACGAGTTTGAGATTGATCGGTTCGACGCTCCGGGCATCGGTGATGGCGTACCGGTCCGCTTCCTTCGAGCCCAGGGTGATGGTACCGCCCACCTGGCCGCGGAGGAAAAAGGGCACGACGAGCGACGAGAGATAGCGATCCTTGTACAGGTACTTGTGGTCTAGAAACCGGCCCTGGGTCGAGGCTAGGTCGTGGTCGACGCGGGGCTTGCGGTGGCGAACAGCCCAACCGGCGGCGGATGCATCCAGCGCCAGGCGTTGTCCCGGCTTGAGATCCTTTTTCTGGTCCTTCGCGTCGGTCTTCATCTCTCCCGCGATGCCCAACACCTCCACGTTGCCGGCCAACGGATCATAGGCGCCGATCCAGGCACGGTCGAAGGGAAGGGTTTGCCCGAGTTCGTTCAAGAGGGCGACAACCTGCGCTTGGGTTTCCGGCGTCGCATGGGACGGCGTGGTGGTAAACACGTCGGCCGGCGAGGTCGTGGGCAGCGGTTCGTGGTGGACCATCGAGCGGCCGAGCAGCACGTTGGTGTCAAACAGCGATTCCCGCTCCAGCGCCTTGGTGATGTCGTCGCCGGCCTGCTCCATCATCACCTTGTCCTTCTTGGCGAAGGTGGCGTTGTCTTTGCGGCCGATGACGAGGAATCCATAGACCTGCTGGCGATGGCGCAGCGGCACGCCCAGGAGTGATTTGGCGCCAGGCATGACCAACTGGAGGCGAAGCGTGCGCGAGGCTTCGGCGTCGTTGCTGTTCGGCGCCGTCGCGAGCACTTTCTGGGACGAGAGCGTTCGGACGATCGCCTGGACGTCGCGCGGAGTGAAGCCGCGATGCACGTGCGCCGTGAGCGGGCCCTTCTCTTGGTGGAAAACCGCTGCCAACGCGGCATCCGCCGGCAGTCCGTTGATGACCGACGTCAGGGTCCGTTGGAGATGGGTTTCCGTGGCGGCTTTGGCTTGTTCGGGAGCGGGGCTCATCGACCTCAGTGGAGCGATCGCGCTTGGCGGTCTCAGTTCGTTGCCGTCATTCGGCTGATGCCCGCGACGCCAGCAAACTTGACGGCGGACGCGGGGGTTGCAATCACGGGCACAGTGTATTGCAGAGGCCGGTGAAATCTGGGCGCATTGTAGCAGCGAGCCATTCGTAACTCAAGGAATGTATCGAAGCCACATCGCTTATGGCAAATGGCCTACGGCAGAAGCAGCGGAATGGCTCTGCCGGTGGCTCAGGCCCTAAGCCATAGGCTATCAGCTCTGCGCCTGTTCACGGATTGATGATCGTCGGCGGTCGGCGGGGTTGCTGGAAGCTTTCGCCACGCTGATGTTCGACCGCCAGGACCATGTTGAGGATGCCGCTCGCGATGCTGATGACCAGAGCACCCCAGAACGAGGGCCAGAATCCGGTGACGGTGAATCCCTTCACGATTGCCGCCGTCACCTGCAGCAACAGCGCATTGATCAGGACCATGAACAGTCCGAGCGTGACAAGAATCAGCGGCATCGACAACAGGTAGAGCAGAGGTCGGATGACGGTATTGAGGAGGGTCAGCACGAGCACGGCGGCCAGGCCTGCACCGAGGCTGTCGGACTCGATCCCTGGGACGATCGTCACGGCGAGGAACACAGCAACGCCCATGACGATGATCCGCAGAAACACCGGCCGAAGGCCGTCTCCGCCCGCGCTCATCTGCTGCGATCCATGAATTTGGAAGACAGGCATCGCGGCCTAGGGTTTCCCTTTCGCCGGCGGGTTCGAATAATGGACCTCACTGGCGACCAGCCCGCCGGTTCCGGATTCAACTTCCGCGACCACCCGGTCCCCGACTTGGGGGGGGCCCTTGGGCCGGCGCAGGATTTTCGAGGTGTATTTCGTCTTGTCCGTCAGTTGGACGATCACCAGGTCGCCCTTCTGCGTTTTCACTTCCATATGGGTGGCGTCGATGACTGTGACGGTGCCGAACACATGCTGTCCTGTTCCATGGGCGGATGCCACGACAGGAACCAGGAGAAACATCAAGGCTGCCAAACCTGCACGCAAAGCGTTCACGGGACGATCCTTTCGCTATACGTTAGTGGTGGTGGGCACCGGCCGCGCTTCCCGCCGCATCGTTGCCTTCAAGAAACTGGTTGATCATGGCCTCTTCCTCGAGATCCTTCTTGGATTTCGGGTTCAGCGACTTCATTTCCTGCAGTTCTTCCTCGGTCAGGCTGGGGAGATGGCGGATGAAATGCACCAATTCCCAGCTCGCCCGGTCTTTCGCCGGATCGCCGGTGCCCCAGGCCGGCATGCCTGTGAAGCGGATGCCGTTCTGAATCACAAAGAACATTTCGCCGTCGGTCAGCTTTTGCGTGTCGGGCAGGCGCAGGTCGGGAGACTTGGGGTACACGTTCTTGCCGATGGCCGTCTGACCGCTGCCGTCGTTCGCATGGCAGATGGCACAGTGGTCGGCGAAATGGGCGCGCGCATCCGCGAGCAGGTCTTGCGTCAGCGGCAGCGGATTCCGCAGGTTTCGATTCTCATAGGGAATGGCAAGGTGGCGGAGTTGGCGGGCCGCAAGCACTTCCAGTTCATTCGGCTCGGCCTTGGCGCTGAAACCGGTTGAGAAGGATTGGTAGCCAAACCAGCCCAGGATACCGAGGCCGGCCAACATCCCCAAGATCACCAATGCGCAAAACTTTCGCATGCTCCGTCTCTGTCCCCTCGCCACGGCCTTTTTTACACTATACAGACTAGACCCCCTGAAAGCCACAATGGGGAAGGGAGGCGGGGTGCACCGGCGCTGAGCGGAAGGGGCGATTGCCGGACAAGCCGCCCAGTTGTCGGTAGGAGGGTGATTAGCGTGCCGATTGCGTGGCAGGCGTGAGCAAGCGCAGGAGCAGGAGGACCGTGACCGGCACGTACATCAGAAGGCCGGTCGTGCCCTGGAGCGCTTCACCGATCCAGAAGGTGACTGCCAAGTTGAAGATCAGCACTCCATAATACAGACCGGTACCCAGAAGGAGTCTGTGCGTCGTCGAAGGTGTATGCGGAGGGAGCGGATCG
This region of Nitrospiraceae bacterium genomic DNA includes:
- a CDS encoding GAF domain-containing protein; its protein translation is MSPAPEQAKAATETHLQRTLTSVINGLPADAALAAVFHQEKGPLTAHVHRGFTPRDVQAIVRTLSSQKVLATAPNSNDAEASRTLRLQLVMPGAKSLLGVPLRHRQQVYGFLVIGRKDNATFAKKDKVMMEQAGDDITKALERESLFDTNVLLGRSMVHHEPLPTTSPADVFTTTPSHATPETQAQVVALLNELGQTLPFDRAWIGAYDPLAGNVEVLGIAGEMKTDAKDQKKDLKPGQRLALDASAAGWAVRHRKPRVDHDLASTQGRFLDHKYLYKDRYLSSLVVPFFLRGQVGGTITLGSKEADRYAITDARSVEPINLKLVELLQAAPATPSPTTPAGGESNAETGTAALASAEPVIRKQERQAAIGEFSAFLATEVREPLASIRAQLEEVTGEGILDFDPQTRVENAMRDLIRIEAILNEILDFAKPLELNRRLCRVPEMVENALTVVGTELEATRVQVVKEYAGMIAPVRADEAKMLQVFLSIFKNAIEAMTPGGILTISMSNQRSGRHFEVQILIKNNGAPIPAEHVDKVFEPFFTTKRSGTGLGLATVKKIVEEHQGSIAIASAPGEGTTVTIRLPGVSRGPSHRYRGRGRRPPRRPN
- a CDS encoding phage holin family protein, coding for MSAGGDGLRPVFLRIIVMGVAVFLAVTIVPGIESDSLGAGLAAVLVLTLLNTVIRPLLYLLSMPLILVTLGLFMVLINALLLQVTAAIVKGFTVTGFWPSFWGALVISIASGILNMVLAVEHQRGESFQQPRRPPTIINP
- a CDS encoding c-type cytochrome; amino-acid sequence: MRKFCALVILGMLAGLGILGWFGYQSFSTGFSAKAEPNELEVLAARQLRHLAIPYENRNLRNPLPLTQDLLADARAHFADHCAICHANDGSGQTAIGKNVYPKSPDLRLPDTQKLTDGEMFFVIQNGIRFTGMPAWGTGDPAKDRASWELVHFIRHLPSLTEEELQEMKSLNPKSKKDLEEEAMINQFLEGNDAAGSAAGAHHH